From the genome of Spirochaetales bacterium, one region includes:
- the flgF gene encoding flagellar basal-body rod protein FlgF — MIRGMYTGASGMVAQMHRLDALSNNLANVDLNGYKRDTTIHKAFPELLLRRMDDDGVYNFPFGSVDTMPIVGKLGTGVEVNEVFTIFTQGSLKQTENPFDLAIEGKGEEFFCILTPEGERYTRNGAFLLNNESYLVTKNGEYVLGENGPIKLKKNNFMIDQDGVIYQNAAYSGDDNRLVSMEENEWENTERVDRLKLVDFKRSRYLRKKGDSFWNSTEESGPAVIIGESGRPKIRQGFVEGSNVNPVVEMVEIIEVHRSYEANQRLIQSEDQMSGKLINEAVKL, encoded by the coding sequence TTGATACGAGGAATGTATACCGGTGCGAGCGGTATGGTCGCACAGATGCACCGTCTCGATGCGCTGTCAAACAACCTCGCGAATGTTGATTTGAACGGCTACAAGCGGGATACGACCATCCACAAAGCCTTTCCCGAACTGCTTCTCCGAAGAATGGACGATGACGGGGTATATAATTTTCCTTTCGGATCGGTCGATACCATGCCGATTGTGGGGAAACTGGGAACCGGCGTCGAGGTCAACGAGGTGTTCACCATTTTTACCCAGGGTTCCCTCAAACAGACGGAAAACCCCTTCGACCTCGCGATCGAAGGGAAGGGGGAAGAGTTTTTCTGTATTCTCACACCAGAGGGCGAACGATACACCCGTAACGGCGCGTTTCTCCTGAACAATGAAAGCTACCTTGTCACCAAGAACGGGGAATATGTCCTTGGTGAAAACGGACCGATCAAGTTGAAGAAAAATAATTTCATGATCGATCAGGACGGGGTCATCTACCAGAACGCGGCATACAGCGGGGACGACAACCGGCTGGTAAGTATGGAAGAGAACGAGTGGGAAAATACCGAGCGGGTGGACAGGCTCAAACTCGTGGATTTCAAACGGTCCCGTTATCTGAGAAAAAAGGGGGATTCCTTCTGGAATTCGACGGAGGAATCGGGGCCGGCCGTAATTATCGGCGAAAGCGGGCGGCCGAAGATACGCCAGGGATTCGTTGAAGGTTCGAACGTGAATCCGGTCGTCGAGATGGTCGAGATTATCGAAGTGCACAGAAGCTATGAAGCGAACCAGCGCCTGATACAAAGTGAAGATCAGATGTCGGGCAAGCTCATTAACGAAGCGGTAAAGCTATAG
- the flgG gene encoding flagellar basal-body rod protein FlgG, with translation MMRSLWTAASGMIGQQFNIDTISNNLSNVNTTGFKKNRPDFEDLLYQTLRVAGTPATEVTNIPTPIQVGHGVRPAATQKIFSQGNLQFTDNISDMAIEGEGFFRVLLYDGTYGYTRDGSFKIDSNGQIVNSNGYRLMPEVILPEGFVRESLTVSQDGRITVKVAGSDDILEVGQLELYRFVNPTGLHAIGENLFKVSNASGEAITGRPGFDGMGKIIHKYLEMSNVSIVTEMVNMIVAQRAYELNSKAIQTSDSMLATANNLKR, from the coding sequence ATGATGAGATCATTATGGACTGCGGCATCGGGAATGATCGGCCAGCAGTTTAATATCGATACGATTTCAAACAACCTCTCCAATGTCAATACGACGGGATTCAAAAAGAACAGGCCGGATTTCGAGGACCTGCTCTACCAGACACTCAGGGTCGCGGGAACGCCCGCCACCGAGGTGACCAACATCCCCACACCTATCCAGGTCGGCCATGGTGTGCGCCCGGCTGCGACGCAGAAAATATTCTCCCAGGGGAATCTCCAGTTCACGGACAATATCTCCGATATGGCGATCGAAGGGGAAGGGTTTTTCCGGGTGCTGCTTTATGACGGGACATACGGCTACACGAGGGATGGTTCGTTCAAGATCGATTCAAACGGCCAGATCGTCAATTCAAACGGATACCGGCTCATGCCGGAAGTCATTCTGCCTGAAGGCTTTGTCCGTGAAAGCCTGACCGTGTCACAGGACGGCCGTATTACCGTCAAGGTAGCGGGATCGGACGATATTCTCGAAGTGGGCCAGCTCGAATTATACCGGTTCGTCAATCCGACCGGGCTTCATGCGATCGGAGAAAATCTCTTCAAGGTCAGTAACGCCTCCGGCGAAGCGATCACCGGAAGACCCGGATTCGACGGGATGGGGAAAATCATCCATAAATATCTTGAAATGTCGAATGTCTCGATTGTCACGGAAATGGTGAACATGATCGTCGCCCAGCGGGCGTATGAACTCAATTCAAAGGCAATCCAGACATCGGATTCGATGCTGGCAACCGCGAACAACCTGAAACGATAA
- the flgA gene encoding flagellar basal body P-ring formation protein FlgA yields the protein MGKADMTGKIALTHLVMFLCFCSVLYGERGNASSIHMKDVVILKDDEIRVSYLVAPADKRLDTAVLSLDPDSLHIIPSRVIRDALRPPGEPVGVIVGRHTAVVPRRQASMLGPGFAEGFCRFLLSEVYDRDVRAEVEINGSPVLPDGKAGERYSFRFLKANRVNGNPWGEAIVEYAYADASGEAARFNLFIRFRLFIPAFKAHRDIEAGGQITVESLTASEAEISPFTEALLPVSRNPGQYIARTVINKNEFIRMRNLSKRIDVRAGDEVVIIIKKGTIRLTMSGTACNSGSIGDEIRVRPHDSGIWLDAAVTGEKEVRIGI from the coding sequence ATGGGTAAGGCCGATATGACAGGAAAAATCGCGTTGACTCATCTCGTTATGTTCCTTTGTTTTTGTTCTGTCCTCTACGGTGAACGCGGTAACGCGTCTTCGATTCATATGAAGGACGTAGTGATTTTAAAAGATGATGAAATACGTGTATCATATCTTGTCGCGCCGGCAGATAAACGACTCGATACGGCCGTTCTCTCCCTTGATCCGGATTCGCTTCATATCATCCCCTCCCGGGTGATACGTGATGCATTGCGGCCGCCGGGTGAACCGGTGGGCGTTATCGTCGGGAGACATACCGCGGTTGTCCCCCGAAGGCAGGCCTCGATGCTCGGCCCCGGTTTTGCGGAAGGATTCTGCCGGTTTCTGCTTTCCGAGGTGTACGACCGCGACGTGCGGGCGGAAGTCGAAATTAACGGCAGCCCGGTACTCCCCGACGGAAAGGCGGGGGAGCGGTATTCGTTCCGTTTTCTCAAGGCAAACCGTGTGAACGGCAATCCGTGGGGGGAGGCGATCGTCGAGTATGCATATGCAGACGCTTCGGGTGAGGCGGCACGTTTCAATCTTTTTATCCGTTTTCGTCTGTTTATACCCGCATTCAAGGCGCATCGTGATATCGAAGCAGGCGGGCAAATCACCGTGGAATCCCTCACTGCCTCCGAGGCCGAAATATCACCGTTTACCGAAGCGCTTCTCCCCGTTTCACGGAATCCCGGTCAGTATATCGCACGTACGGTGATAAATAAAAACGAGTTCATCCGGATGCGGAATCTTTCAAAACGGATCGACGTTCGTGCGGGGGACGAGGTCGTGATCATCATCAAAAAGGGAACGATACGGTTGACCATGAGCGGTACGGCCTGCAATTCGGGGAGTATCGGTGATGAGATACGTGTGCGGCCGCACGATTCCGGAATATGGCTCGATGCCGCGGTGACAGGGGAGAAGGAGGTGCGGATTGGCATATAA
- a CDS encoding flagellar basal body P-ring protein FlgI, translating into MAYKPALAAFLFMFCAAFLFSVPTVRIKDIASLNGIRDNQLSGIGLVTGLAGRGDSSGSPLLRQTLSNLLSNFNIEVSPDDLKSKNCAVVMVTVELPPFVRPGDRVNVTVSSIGDARTLEGGILLQTNLKAANNRVYAVAQGRVLVPKTGQVVETVGTITGGGIVEREITSVYNENGKIRIILRNPDFVTASKVAEAITGAFDNIQVESRDAAMIEVTIPESRRGNPVAFIAEIEALTLVPDISGKVVIDPNSGVIIIGENVKVGKVAVSYRDINITVGSYYGQQEESGDKFVIEDTTTVNDLVDVLRTAGLSTDIIIGILQAIERSGALFGTLIVM; encoded by the coding sequence TTGGCATATAAACCGGCTTTAGCCGCCTTCCTTTTCATGTTTTGTGCTGCGTTTCTCTTTTCGGTACCGACCGTGCGTATCAAGGATATCGCCTCCCTGAACGGCATACGCGACAATCAGCTTTCGGGGATCGGGCTTGTCACCGGTCTTGCGGGAAGAGGCGATTCATCCGGTTCCCCCCTCCTCAGACAGACCCTTTCGAACCTCCTTTCGAATTTCAATATCGAGGTAAGCCCTGATGACCTTAAAAGCAAGAATTGCGCGGTGGTTATGGTCACCGTGGAACTTCCCCCGTTCGTCCGTCCCGGTGACAGGGTGAACGTCACGGTGTCGAGTATCGGTGACGCCAGAACACTCGAGGGGGGAATCCTGCTTCAGACGAACCTGAAAGCGGCGAATAACCGTGTTTATGCCGTCGCCCAGGGGAGGGTGCTTGTCCCCAAAACGGGACAGGTCGTTGAAACAGTCGGAACGATTACCGGAGGCGGTATCGTCGAACGGGAAATCACATCGGTCTATAACGAAAACGGTAAAATCAGGATTATCCTGAGAAACCCGGATTTTGTGACGGCCAGCAAGGTCGCGGAAGCGATTACCGGTGCGTTTGACAACATACAGGTGGAAAGCCGGGACGCGGCGATGATCGAGGTGACGATACCCGAATCGCGGCGCGGAAATCCTGTCGCATTTATCGCGGAAATCGAGGCCCTCACCCTTGTCCCGGATATATCGGGAAAGGTCGTCATCGATCCGAACTCGGGGGTTATCATTATCGGTGAAAACGTGAAAGTGGGGAAAGTCGCCGTTTCATACCGTGATATCAATATTACCGTCGGTTCGTATTACGGGCAGCAGGAAGAAAGCGGGGACAAATTCGTGATCGAGGATACGACGACGGTGAACGATCTCGTCGACGTCTTGCGGACGGCGGGACTCTCGACGGATATTATTATCGGAATACTGCAGGCAATCGAACGATCGGGGGCGCTGTTCGGTACCCTGATCGTCATGTAA
- a CDS encoding rod-binding protein, giving the protein MGVLDIGSLGVRDTYHTARMEAAEKNVTAGKNAVTSNGNKKNGKLYKACREFEAIYIKQMLDVMRKTVNKTGLLDGGFAQDVFEDMLYDEYAKKMAENAGFGLSDALYKQLSSYVEE; this is encoded by the coding sequence ATGGGAGTACTCGATATCGGGAGTTTGGGGGTCCGGGATACCTATCATACGGCAAGGATGGAAGCCGCGGAAAAGAACGTAACGGCCGGAAAGAACGCGGTGACATCAAACGGGAACAAAAAGAACGGAAAATTGTACAAGGCGTGCCGGGAGTTCGAGGCGATCTATATCAAACAGATGCTCGATGTCATGAGAAAGACCGTGAACAAGACGGGACTTCTCGACGGCGGATTCGCCCAGGATGTTTTCGAGGATATGCTTTATGACGAATACGCGAAAAAGATGGCCGAGAACGCGGGTTTCGGGTTGAGCGACGCCCTCTACAAACAGCTTTCGTCTTATGTCGAAGAGTAA
- a CDS encoding helix-turn-helix transcriptional regulator: MTGVREGGSSPFQATLQNLADFFSVLGDPTRLKILFALFGKERCVSAISFEIGMNQSAVSHQLRILKQNRIVRYRKEGKVIFYSLSDLHVEEIVDRGLTHMQEREGTG, encoded by the coding sequence ATGACGGGAGTACGCGAAGGAGGATCATCTCCTTTTCAAGCGACATTACAGAACCTGGCGGATTTCTTCAGTGTTTTGGGCGATCCGACGAGATTGAAAATTCTTTTCGCGCTTTTCGGCAAAGAACGCTGTGTGAGTGCAATAAGCTTCGAGATCGGCATGAACCAGTCCGCAGTTTCGCATCAACTCCGTATCCTCAAGCAGAACCGTATCGTCCGCTACCGGAAGGAGGGGAAGGTGATATTTTATTCCCTTTCGGATTTACATGTCGAAGAGATCGTCGACCGGGGATTGACGCATATGCAGGAAAGAGAAGGTACGGGATGA
- the cadA gene encoding cadmium-translocating P-type ATPase: MKTYKLKNLDCHECAADIEKSLNKRKDVRSVSINFATSTMTLDSPSPEEVLRDLADIHPDITVIGEHIDDGHRIPFRSLVPIGIAAVLFITGLFFQQILHATPYSFAEYLVFGCAYIISGWKVLRNAAINMVRGKLFDENFLMSVATIGAFLINELPEAVGVMLFYQVGEFFQNLSLSHSRRSIGSLLALRPETAHLKTETGLKTIHPKEVAAGSTIVVKPGERVPLDGVIVNGTSQVDTSPLTGESVPRILKKGDTILAGMINKTAAVSVTVKRVFSESSLSVILDLVENANRKKAGTEKFISRFARFYTPFVVATALLIALLPPLLFQGFSFQDAINRALVLLVISCPCALVLSIPLGYFSGIGKASKNGILIKGSNYLDILTGIKTVIFDKTGTLTKGVFTVREIVPEPGYTKEEVLRLAVSAESHSNHPIAASLFDYYGKKPSSHEITSHEEVSGHGVIATVSGKRITAGNDGLLHREGISHTVCHTAGTVVHVAEDDRYAGYIIIGDEIKDDAREAIDGLRKEGIKRIVLFTGDSEDEARILSSRLSLDEYHAHLLPEEKVRELEKVLDGCGKGEQVAFVGDGINDAPVIARADVGFAMGKSGTDAAIDTADIVLMTDRLSKIGEAVRIGKKTRRIIIQNIVFAITVKIAFIILGSLGYAEMWFAVFADIGVSLLAVFNAMRILR; the protein is encoded by the coding sequence ATGAAAACATATAAACTCAAAAATCTCGATTGTCATGAATGTGCCGCGGATATCGAAAAAAGTCTGAACAAACGAAAGGATGTCCGTTCGGTTTCGATCAACTTCGCCACATCAACGATGACACTCGATTCCCCGTCTCCTGAGGAGGTCCTGCGGGATCTCGCAGATATCCATCCCGATATCACCGTGATCGGGGAGCATATCGATGACGGACATAGAATTCCGTTTCGAAGTCTCGTGCCAATCGGGATTGCCGCCGTACTGTTTATAACAGGGCTTTTTTTTCAGCAGATTCTCCATGCAACCCCGTATTCTTTTGCCGAATATCTGGTTTTCGGGTGCGCCTATATCATCAGCGGGTGGAAGGTACTCAGGAATGCGGCAATAAATATGGTTCGGGGAAAGCTGTTCGATGAAAATTTTCTCATGAGTGTAGCCACCATCGGAGCTTTTCTCATAAACGAATTGCCGGAAGCCGTCGGGGTGATGCTTTTTTATCAGGTCGGTGAGTTCTTCCAGAATCTTTCACTTTCACATTCGCGCAGGTCGATCGGTTCGCTTTTGGCACTCAGGCCGGAGACGGCGCACCTCAAGACGGAGACCGGACTCAAGACGATTCATCCGAAGGAGGTCGCTGCCGGGAGTACTATCGTCGTCAAGCCGGGAGAACGGGTTCCGCTGGACGGCGTCATTGTCAACGGGACATCGCAGGTGGACACCTCCCCCCTGACCGGTGAAAGCGTCCCCCGGATATTGAAAAAAGGCGATACCATTTTGGCCGGAATGATCAATAAAACCGCCGCCGTCAGCGTCACGGTCAAAAGGGTTTTCAGTGAATCATCGCTTTCCGTGATTCTGGATCTTGTTGAAAATGCGAACAGAAAAAAAGCCGGGACGGAGAAATTTATTTCGCGTTTCGCACGTTTCTACACACCTTTTGTCGTTGCCACGGCACTTCTCATTGCCCTGCTGCCGCCGCTTCTTTTTCAGGGTTTCTCGTTTCAGGACGCAATAAACAGGGCCCTGGTGCTTCTCGTGATTTCATGTCCGTGTGCTCTTGTCCTGAGTATTCCGCTCGGTTATTTCAGTGGGATTGGTAAGGCGTCAAAGAACGGTATCCTCATCAAGGGTTCGAATTACCTCGATATTCTCACCGGGATAAAAACCGTTATTTTTGACAAGACCGGGACACTCACAAAGGGCGTTTTCACGGTCAGGGAGATCGTCCCGGAACCGGGATATACAAAGGAAGAAGTCCTCCGGCTTGCCGTATCGGCGGAATCCCATTCGAATCATCCCATCGCCGCGTCGCTTTTCGATTATTACGGGAAAAAGCCGTCCTCTCACGAAATCACGTCGCACGAGGAGGTCTCCGGCCACGGCGTTATCGCAACGGTCTCAGGAAAAAGAATTACGGCCGGTAATGACGGGCTGCTTCACCGTGAGGGGATTTCTCATACGGTCTGCCATACCGCGGGCACTGTCGTTCATGTCGCCGAAGATGACCGGTACGCGGGTTATATCATCATCGGGGATGAAATAAAGGATGACGCCCGGGAAGCAATCGACGGCCTCAGGAAAGAAGGGATCAAGCGTATCGTTCTTTTTACCGGGGACAGCGAGGATGAGGCGAGGATACTTTCATCGCGTCTTTCACTCGATGAGTACCACGCACACTTGCTGCCGGAAGAGAAGGTCAGGGAACTGGAGAAGGTGCTGGATGGGTGCGGCAAAGGAGAACAGGTGGCCTTTGTGGGTGACGGCATCAACGATGCGCCGGTGATCGCGCGCGCCGATGTCGGATTCGCGATGGGAAAAAGCGGAACGGACGCCGCGATCGATACCGCGGATATCGTTCTCATGACGGACAGGCTCTCGAAAATCGGTGAAGCCGTCCGGATCGGAAAAAAAACACGGAGGATCATCATCCAGAATATCGTTTTTGCGATTACCGTTAAAATCGCCTTTATTATCCTGGGAAGTCTGGGGTATGCGGAAATGTGGTTTGCCGTCTTTGCCGATATCGGGGTGAGTCTCCTGGCGGTTTTCAATGCCATGAGGATATTGCGATAA